A window of the Phragmites australis chromosome 20, lpPhrAust1.1, whole genome shotgun sequence genome harbors these coding sequences:
- the LOC133901920 gene encoding uncharacterized protein LOC133901920, translating into MAQPRFLALLLVMALLALSFSQGVVVEGRKVQVMRAVRRYGRRQWRSPLLGRRLLPQREEATAYTLMDYGPPTANTNTHGGMVPSQDPTSPPTH; encoded by the exons ATGGCCCAGCCGAGGTTTCTCGCTCTTCTCCTGGTCATGGCCCTCCTCGCGCTCTCCTTCTCGCAAG GGGTGGTGGTGGAAGGGCGGAAGGTGCAGGTGATGCGGGCGGTGCGGCGCTACGGGCGGCGTCAGTGGCGCTCGCCcctcctcggccgccgcctgctgccgcagcgggaggaggcgacggcgtACACGTTGATGGACTACGGGCCCCCGACGGCCAACACCAACACCCACGGCGGCATGGTCCCGTCGCAGGAccccacctcgccgccgacccACTGA